Proteins encoded in a region of the Salvelinus sp. IW2-2015 linkage group LG27, ASM291031v2, whole genome shotgun sequence genome:
- the LOC111953229 gene encoding G-protein coupled receptor 12-like isoform X1, with translation MNEWTSGLLLLQPASAFGRTIDDKTLMTGAKMSNDYEASVTPSWLTSDPTVWSSSRDGFTDNATYPPMDSFPPLPPLLVNPWDILLCSSGTLIACENALVVLVIWQNPALRAPMFLLIGSLALADLLAGLGLVLHFTLAYLLRSDLAQLLTVGLVVASFSASVLSLLAITIDRYLSLYYALTYNSERTAAFTYTMLVLLWGLSLCLGLLPVTGVNCLAEESTCSVVRPLTKNNVAVLSVSFLLLFGLMLQLYVQICKIVMHHAHQIALQHHFLSASPHYVTTRNGVSTLAIILGTFAACWMPFTVYSLVADYTYPPLYTYATLVPATYNSVINPVIYAFRNQDIQKALWLVCCGCIPARVAHRARTPSHV, from the coding sequence ACAGGGGCCAAAATGAGCAACGACTATGAGGCATCAGTCACCCCCAGCtggctgacctctgaccccactGTCTGGTCCAGCAGCAGAGACGGATTCACAGACAACGCCACTTACCCACCTATGGACTCCTTCCCCCCGCTGCCCCCTCTCCTGGTCAATCCCTGGGACATCTTGCTGTGCTCCTCAGGGACCCTCATCGCCTGTGAAAACGCCCTGGTGGTACTGGTGATCTGGCAGAACCCGGCTCTGCGTGCCCCCATGTTCCTGCTGATCGGCAGCCTGGCCCTGGCTGACCTCCTGGCTGGTCTGGGCCTGGTGCTCCACTTCACCTTGGCCTACCTGCTGAGGTCTGACTTGGCCCAGCTGCTGACTGTGGGTCTGGTGGTGGCCTCCTTCTCAGCCTCCGTCTTRAGCCTGCTGGCCATCACCATAGACCGTTACCTGTCACTCTACTACGCTCTGACCTACAACTCAGAGCGCACTGCCGCCTTCACCTACACCATGCTGGTCCTCCTCTggggcctgtctctctgtctgggccTACTTCCCGTCACAGGGGTGAACTGCCTGGCAGAGGAGTCGACGTGCAGCGTGGTGCGGCCCCTGACTAAGAACAACGTGGCGGTGCTGTCCGTATCCTTCCTCCTGCTGTTCGGCCTCATGCTGCAGCTGTACGTGCAGATCTGTAAGATCGTCATGCACCACGCCCACCAGATCGCCTTGCAGCATCACTTCCTGTCCGCCTCGCCCCACTACGTCACAACCAGGAATGGCGTGTCCACGCTGGCCATCATCCTGGGGACGTTTGCCGCCTGCTGGATGCCCTTCACCGTCTACTCCCTCGTCGCCGACTACACGTACCCGCCTCTCTACACCTACGCCACCCTGGTGCCCGCCACCTACAACTCAGTCATCAACCCAGTGATCTACGCCTTCAGGAACCAGGACATCCAGAAGGCTCTGTGGCTGGTGTGTTGTGGCTGTATACCGGCCAGGGTGGCCCACAGGGCCCGGACCCCCAGCCACGTCTGA
- the LOC111953229 gene encoding G-protein coupled receptor 12-like isoform X2 gives MSNDYEASVTPSWLTSDPTVWSSSRDGFTDNATYPPMDSFPPLPPLLVNPWDILLCSSGTLIACENALVVLVIWQNPALRAPMFLLIGSLALADLLAGLGLVLHFTLAYLLRSDLAQLLTVGLVVASFSASVLSLLAITIDRYLSLYYALTYNSERTAAFTYTMLVLLWGLSLCLGLLPVTGVNCLAEESTCSVVRPLTKNNVAVLSVSFLLLFGLMLQLYVQICKIVMHHAHQIALQHHFLSASPHYVTTRNGVSTLAIILGTFAACWMPFTVYSLVADYTYPPLYTYATLVPATYNSVINPVIYAFRNQDIQKALWLVCCGCIPARVAHRARTPSHV, from the coding sequence ATGAGCAACGACTATGAGGCATCAGTCACCCCCAGCtggctgacctctgaccccactGTCTGGTCCAGCAGCAGAGACGGATTCACAGACAACGCCACTTACCCACCTATGGACTCCTTCCCCCCGCTGCCCCCTCTCCTGGTCAATCCCTGGGACATCTTGCTGTGCTCCTCAGGGACCCTCATCGCCTGTGAAAACGCCCTGGTGGTACTGGTGATCTGGCAGAACCCGGCTCTGCGTGCCCCCATGTTCCTGCTGATCGGCAGCCTGGCCCTGGCTGACCTCCTGGCTGGTCTGGGCCTGGTGCTCCACTTCACCTTGGCCTACCTGCTGAGGTCTGACTTGGCCCAGCTGCTGACTGTGGGTCTGGTGGTGGCCTCCTTCTCAGCCTCCGTCTTRAGCCTGCTGGCCATCACCATAGACCGTTACCTGTCACTCTACTACGCTCTGACCTACAACTCAGAGCGCACTGCCGCCTTCACCTACACCATGCTGGTCCTCCTCTggggcctgtctctctgtctgggccTACTTCCCGTCACAGGGGTGAACTGCCTGGCAGAGGAGTCGACGTGCAGCGTGGTGCGGCCCCTGACTAAGAACAACGTGGCGGTGCTGTCCGTATCCTTCCTCCTGCTGTTCGGCCTCATGCTGCAGCTGTACGTGCAGATCTGTAAGATCGTCATGCACCACGCCCACCAGATCGCCTTGCAGCATCACTTCCTGTCCGCCTCGCCCCACTACGTCACAACCAGGAATGGCGTGTCCACGCTGGCCATCATCCTGGGGACGTTTGCCGCCTGCTGGATGCCCTTCACCGTCTACTCCCTCGTCGCCGACTACACGTACCCGCCTCTCTACACCTACGCCACCCTGGTGCCCGCCACCTACAACTCAGTCATCAACCCAGTGATCTACGCCTTCAGGAACCAGGACATCCAGAAGGCTCTGTGGCTGGTGTGTTGTGGCTGTATACCGGCCAGGGTGGCCCACAGGGCCCGGACCCCCAGCCACGTCTGA